Sequence from the Pedobacter sp. D749 genome:
GTTACGCTACATGCATACAACCGTAGAAATGGTGCACAAAGAGGATGTTGACAATGTGATCAGCCTGATTTATGAAAGTTTATTGAACATCACTAACGGCCAGGATTTCAGGGAATTTAAATAATGGAAAAAGTAAACCACCAGAAAATTATCATCAGGACTTTGTTAAAGGTTTTATTAATGATTGTTGTTATTATCATTCTTAACTCATGGCCAAACATCAAACAGAGTTTTAGTGGTAATATACCACCACTTAATTACTGGCTCAATCATAGTTTTAAAATAAGTAATATCATCCTCATTTTAGGATTTGGTGGTTATTTTTATTATAAAGATTTAACAGATCAAAAGCAATTGATTGAAAGTTCAGAAAACACCAATCAGTATTAATTTCGCTTCAGATGATGTCATGTTGAGCTTGTCGAAACACCTTTAAAGGCCCTTCGACAAGCTACCATTGACAGATTCCAATAGAAAAATCGTCATCCGATAGCTATCGGATGCGAGGAACGAAGATAACCGAACAATTGAGTTCATGAATACCTTTAAAAACAACTGCAAAATGAATAATCTTAATACGCACGCTAGTAGCGATCGTTGTAAGATTGCTTCGTCGGCTGAAAAAGCCTTCTCGCAATGACGATACCTCTTGGCCTTTCAATTTGCTAAATTATCTGTCATTCTTATTGATTTTTATACAATAAATTACCCATCAGGATGACTAATCTATATTTATGATGCATAGTTTTTCTCGGTGCCGAGCCTGATGGATAAACCCGATGGATTAAAGTCATGGAATACTACCCCAACAGGACAGGGAATCGTTAAAATTATTTAGAACAAATTAGATGTCACCGATTTAAACAATCTTAATCTGAGTTACAGCTCATCTAGTTCAATCCAAACAGGTCCGTGGTCGCTTGTTTTTTCCCATCCCCTAACGTGCATATCCACTCCTGCTGATTTTAAGCGATCGCTCACCTGAGGACTTAGTAAAAAATGATCAATTCTTAATCCGGCATTTCTGCCATAAGCATTACGAAAGTAATCCCAAAAGGTATAGATGGTTTCGGTAGGATATAATTTTCTGATGGCATCTGTCCAGCCCTGGGCAAGTAAATTTTTAAATGCTAAACGTGTTTCCGGACGGAATAAAGCGTCTTCTACCCATCTTTCAGGTTTATAGGCATCCAGCTCAGTCGGAATCACATTATAATCGCCTACTAAAATCACAGGTATATTTCGCGCCAGCAACGTTGCGCTATGTGCAGCAAAACGTTCAAACCATTGCAGCTTATAATCAAACTTAGGGCCGGGTGCCGGATTGCCATTTGGCAGGTATAAACAGCCAATTACCAAGCCGTTTACCATTGCCTCTATATACCTGCTCTGCAGGTCTTCAGGATCTCCGTCCAAACCACGCTTTAATTCCGTTATTTCTAAATTTCTAGCCAGTATAGCTACTCCATTCCAGCTTTTTTGTCCATGCCAGATCGCATTATAACCTGCATCTTTAATCGCCTGTTCAGGGAATTTTTCCTGCGGTGCCTTCAATTCCTGCAGGCACACTACATCTGGCTGAGTTTCTTCCAGCCAACGTAACAGTACAGGCAAGCGGCCATTTACACCATTTACATTATAAGTAGCTATTTTCATTTTATAAAGCTCAACATTAAAACCCAAAAATAGAAGATTGTTGCATTTTTTGAGCTTAAATATTAGACCACATTTTGGTCAAATAATTCAGATAATTTAAAAATTTGAACTTATCTTGCAATTCATATAGCACACAGGTTCAAACAGCCCATGTTCAAAGCAGTTTCAAACAATCCTTCTGCCGAATCAAAAGACATCCATTGGTTTTATAATCAGTATGCACCCATGCTGCTTGGCTATATTAACGGCATCGTGCAAGATCATCAAAAATCAGAAGACCATTTGGTTGCTATTCTTACCTTATTTGTTAAGGACGTTGTTATTTTGCAGGAAAAATGCAGGTTAAATACTTGGCTGGAACTGCGCCAATATGCACAAAGTAAATTAACTCTGTTTATAGCAAAAGATCATCAGTTAAAGCCTAACCCATCCTTAAAAAAGGAAAGGCTGGATTTGTTAGATGATTTACAGAAACGGATATTTTGTGCGATATATTACCATGGAAAATCAATTTCATACCTGGCGGCAGCAATTGGCTGTGATGAAATTGAGATCCGCAATCAGTTAAAATTATCAATCGATAAAATGAGGAGGAAAAGTGGAAATTAGTAAAATTATTGAAAGTGGTTTAATGGAGACTTATGTAATGGGGATTGCCACCGAAAAAGAGGTACAGCAAGTTTTGTCGCTAAAAAAAGAATATCCGGCATTCAAAAAAGCTTTGGAACTGCTCGAATATGACATGGAATTACTGGCACAAAGCATGGGTATTGAGCCGCCGGCAGGCACGTTATCTAAAATTGAGCATGAGATCAATGAAATCCAACGTCGTAACCAGGCGCTACAAACAACTTTCGAGCCCGAATACAGGCATGAAAAATCTAATGGAGAAAGCAGGCAGGAAAAATATATACAGGTAGAATCAGAATCTAACCAAATGCGCGTAAATAAAGCCTGGAAATGGGTATTTATTGCAGTCTTTGTATTAGGAAAAGTATTTTTAGCGTGTGCCATTTATTTTTATCTGGAGAAGAGACAGGCAAAGGAACAAATCAAAGAATTGAAAATAGAACTAAAACAAAAGATCAGGTAAAATTATGCTGAATTTGACAGACAAAACCTGTCTTTTTTAAAACCAATACTAAACTGAAATGTTTAGTTGTTAAGATTCATTCATGTTTGAGCGCATGTTTTGAGTTTAGATATAGGGATAGGCTGTTAGTCTATCCCTTTTTTATGTTAAAACAAGTTTAAGTGTTATTCAGCAATGCCTTCACCTTCTCTTGCAGATTGATAATATCAAAAGGTTTTTCGATGATATCATTGGGCGAACAGCTTAGATTATCCATATTCAAAGCCGAAAACAATATAACCGGCAAGTATGCTGTTTTAGGATTATGCTTTAACTTATTGCAAATTTCCCGGCCATCATACTGACCAATAAGTATATCCAATAAAATAATATCCGGTAAAAAATTAGCGATTGTTTCTTCTAAATTACCAGCATTTAAAATACCTTTTATATGATAATGTTCATCCTCGAAAATTAATTTTATAATATCATGAATGTTCTCATCATCATCAACTATAAGAATTTTCTTAACTAGCGTGTTGCTCATTTGCAGCAAATCTAGTTGAAGTGGCTTAGTTCATACAAGGTATTTATACCCGAATTTACCGAAATAAATAATAAATATTATGCAGCTAAACCAGACTTATAATTTTTAAGCATTTTTTTCAGCAAGCCTCTGGCCACATGTATTTTCGTTTTTACAGTGCCCAGGGGGATGTTTAGCTCGGCAGCAATTTCATGGTATTTATAACCTTCAAAATAACGGCAAAAGCAAAACCGGCAATCCTCAGGCAAAGCATTTAGCGATTTCTGAATATCCTCCATTACAAACTTTGTAGCACCACCATTAGATGATGCACTTGGAACCAGTTGGATGGAAGTTAGATCTTCTTCCTGCTGGATGATTTCATTTTTACGTTTTACCTTATAGTAATGATTAAGAAAGGTATTTTTCAGGATGGTAAAAAGCCATGCCCTCACGTTGCTTCCCATTTCAAATTTAGCTGAAAACCTAAATGCTTTCATAAAGGTATCCTGAACTAAATCGGCAGCATCGTCTTCGTCATGTGTGTAGGCTAATGCGCGATCGAAAAGTGGTTGTTTGTACTGGTAGATGTCGCAATTGAAATTTAAGGTATCCATATTAGTTAAGGCTGATGTAATTATTCAACAAACAGCAATACCTTATGTTATTTGTAAAAATACCCGATTTTTTACGGTTTATTTAAATCACTCAAAAAAGCCGCTAAAATGACCAAAAACACTAGTCTACATAACCATTTCGCATGGCAAAACGGACTAAAGATGCGGAGTTTTTTGTACCGGTTTTACTAATTAAAGCTTCTCTTTGACTCTCTACTGTTCGCCTGCTTAAGTACAATTTATCGGCAATTTCCTGATTCGTTAACCCATCAGCGATGAGTTTTAACACATTAATTTCGCGCTCTGTGAAGTTAATATCAGTATTCATTTTTCGCGAAAGCATATTCAGCTGCGTATTAAAACGCTCTAAAATGGAAATGCATATATTAGAAGAAAGATACCGTTTTCCCTTCATTACGTGTTTTAGGCAAAACAGCAATTCATCTTCTTCAATATCTTTTGACAGGTAAGCAAAAGCACCTGATATTAAAGCATTTGAAGCATACTTTTCATCTTCTAAAATAGACAAAACCACTACCTTTGTGTTGTATCCGCGCTCTTTAATCGAATTGGCTAAAGCTATTCCATCAAGCCTTGGCATTACAATATCTGATAAAATGATATCAGCTTTTGTTCCTTTTTCAAGAAGCTCTAAAACGGCTAAACCGTCTGGTACTTCTGCAACAACATTGATGCCTTCATGTTTTTCTATAAGCGCTTTAAGTGAGGTCCGGATAATATGGTGATCATCCGCAAGAATAATGTTAATCATAATTCAAATATAACTTACGCCATTTTAAAATTAAAACGACTACTTAGGCAGCTCAATATAGAAGGTAGTTCCAACACCAATTTTGCTTTTAAACCATATCTTTCCCTGATGTAAATCAACAATAGCCTTGATTATTCCCATACCAAATCCGCCTGATTCCTCTCCCTTAAGGCCTGGCCTTAAAGTTTCGGGCAATTGGTCAAAAAGGCCGGCCTGCAGCTCTTCCGGAATACCGATCCCATCATCAGCTACAGTAATTAAAACGGAACTTTCATATTCTTCGGCATGTAAAGTAATATTTCCATAATCAGGAGTAAATTTTATGGAATTTGAGATGAGGTTATTGATGACCTGCAAAAATTTCATATTATCCAGGTTCAGATAAATCCGCTCTGCCGAACTGATGAACTTAATGTTTTTCATTTTTCCCAATTTTGATCGTTTATAAAAACGAACCACATCTCTAAGTTCCCAAACCAAATCTGCCCGCTCCTTCCCAATTTCAATTACTGATGATTTTAAAAATTCACGATTAATCATGCTCCGTACCAAAAGCAGGTTCCGCTCACACATCTCCTGAATAAAAGCCAGCGAGTTTATCATCTGCTCATCGCCCGTTTTTGAAATGTCCTCTTTCATAGATGAAGCCGTTAATTTCATCATGCCCAGCGGTTCTTTTAAATCGTGCGCCAATACTTCCAGTGTTATATTCTTTCGGGTATTTATTTGTTCGATGTGAATTTTATTATGGCGCGCCACTGTGGTGTCTTCTACTGTACCCACTAAATGCTTAACATCCCCGTCAATAACAGAAAATACGATTACACGTACATATTTTTCCTTATTGGCAAACAGCAAACGGAATTCATATTTTTTATCCGTATACGCTTCAACGCATTCCTTGCAGCATGACATCACATGTGTTACATCTTCAGGGTGTACACGCTCCAGAAGTAGCTGTGGATTAGT
This genomic interval carries:
- a CDS encoding response regulator transcription factor, producing the protein MINIILADDHHIIRTSLKALIEKHEGINVVAEVPDGLAVLELLEKGTKADIILSDIVMPRLDGIALANSIKERGYNTKVVVLSILEDEKYASNALISGAFAYLSKDIEEDELLFCLKHVMKGKRYLSSNICISILERFNTQLNMLSRKMNTDINFTEREINVLKLIADGLTNQEIADKLYLSRRTVESQREALISKTGTKNSASLVRFAMRNGYVD
- a CDS encoding PleD family two-component system response regulator — translated: MSNTLVKKILIVDDDENIHDIIKLIFEDEHYHIKGILNAGNLEETIANFLPDIILLDILIGQYDGREICNKLKHNPKTAYLPVILFSALNMDNLSCSPNDIIEKPFDIINLQEKVKALLNNT
- a CDS encoding PAS domain-containing sensor histidine kinase, encoding MVELNKELFCNLGDRSLDGYFIFNYTAKNFSYLNKSIGTIWELDPNEVITNPQLLLERVHPEDVTHVMSCCKECVEAYTDKKYEFRLLFANKEKYVRVIVFSVIDGDVKHLVGTVEDTTVARHNKIHIEQINTRKNITLEVLAHDLKEPLGMMKLTASSMKEDISKTGDEQMINSLAFIQEMCERNLLLVRSMINREFLKSSVIEIGKERADLVWELRDVVRFYKRSKLGKMKNIKFISSAERIYLNLDNMKFLQVINNLISNSIKFTPDYGNITLHAEEYESSVLITVADDGIGIPEELQAGLFDQLPETLRPGLKGEESGGFGMGIIKAIVDLHQGKIWFKSKIGVGTTFYIELPK
- the xth gene encoding exodeoxyribonuclease III, with protein sequence MKIATYNVNGVNGRLPVLLRWLEETQPDVVCLQELKAPQEKFPEQAIKDAGYNAIWHGQKSWNGVAILARNLEITELKRGLDGDPEDLQSRYIEAMVNGLVIGCLYLPNGNPAPGPKFDYKLQWFERFAAHSATLLARNIPVILVGDYNVIPTELDAYKPERWVEDALFRPETRLAFKNLLAQGWTDAIRKLYPTETIYTFWDYFRNAYGRNAGLRIDHFLLSPQVSDRLKSAGVDMHVRGWEKTSDHGPVWIELDEL
- a CDS encoding RNA polymerase sigma factor, with amino-acid sequence MDTLNFNCDIYQYKQPLFDRALAYTHDEDDAADLVQDTFMKAFRFSAKFEMGSNVRAWLFTILKNTFLNHYYKVKRKNEIIQQEEDLTSIQLVPSASSNGGATKFVMEDIQKSLNALPEDCRFCFCRYFEGYKYHEIAAELNIPLGTVKTKIHVARGLLKKMLKNYKSGLAA